A region of Streptomyces deccanensis DNA encodes the following proteins:
- a CDS encoding SDR family oxidoreductase: MSNGSTLEGRVAVVTGAARGVGELLARKLSVRGVKVALVGLEPDELKRVSERLYGESEYWHADVTDHEVMTRVAAEVKERFGRVDIVVANAGVANSGPFVDSDPESWRRVIEVNLVGSAVTGRAFLPALIESRGYLLQIASLAAITPAPMMTAYCASKSGVEAYAHCLRAEVGHQGVGVGVGYLSWTDTDMVRGADKDEALRELRERLPWPAGKTYPLGPAVDRLVAGIERRSSHVYGQWWLRGMQGVRGYLPGLIGTFAPREVRRMEPRLRGVAKGLVGAGGAADERTRGVGASEPH; encoded by the coding sequence ATGAGCAACGGCAGCACCCTGGAGGGGCGGGTCGCGGTCGTCACCGGGGCCGCGCGGGGCGTCGGGGAACTCCTCGCGCGCAAGCTCTCGGTGCGGGGGGTGAAGGTCGCGCTGGTCGGCCTCGAACCGGACGAGCTGAAGCGGGTGTCGGAGCGGCTGTACGGGGAGAGCGAGTACTGGCACGCCGACGTGACCGACCACGAGGTGATGACGCGGGTCGCGGCCGAGGTGAAGGAGCGGTTCGGGCGGGTCGACATCGTCGTCGCCAACGCGGGTGTCGCCAACAGCGGGCCGTTCGTGGACTCCGACCCCGAATCCTGGCGGCGGGTCATCGAGGTCAACCTCGTCGGATCGGCCGTCACCGGGCGGGCGTTCCTGCCGGCGCTGATCGAGAGCCGGGGGTATCTGCTGCAGATCGCCTCCCTCGCGGCGATCACCCCGGCGCCGATGATGACGGCATACTGCGCGTCCAAGTCGGGCGTCGAGGCGTACGCGCACTGTCTGCGGGCCGAGGTCGGGCACCAGGGGGTGGGCGTCGGGGTCGGGTATCTGTCCTGGACCGACACGGACATGGTGCGCGGGGCCGACAAGGACGAGGCGCTGCGGGAGTTGCGGGAGCGGCTGCCGTGGCCGGCCGGGAAGACGTATCCGCTGGGGCCGGCCGTGGACCGGCTCGTCGCGGGGATCGAGCGGCGGTCCAGTCATGTGTACGGGCAGTGGTGGCTGCGGGGGATGCAGGGCGTACGCGGGTATCTCCCGGGGCTCATCGGGACGTTCGCGCCGCGCGAGGTGCGGCGGATGGAGCCGCGGCTGCGCGGGGTGGCCAAGGGGCTGGTGGGAGCCGGTGGGGCGGCGGACGAGCGGACGCGGGGGGTGGGGGCGTCGGAGCCCCACTAG
- a CDS encoding alpha/beta fold hydrolase, protein MTRLTHVKHGPYAPPVAVRELAAVSADGARLHVEVHGPQDAPTVVLVHGWTCSTAYWAAQVRDLAVDHRVVVYDQRGHGRSPASAVCTADGLADDLEAVLGATLAPGEKAVLAGHSMGGMTVMAAAGRPGFREHAAAVLLCSTGSSKLVDESLVVPLRPGRLRTWLTRKVLGSRAPLGPVTPVARRILKYATMGPGSSPVMVEACARIVHACPARVRHAWSHVLDSLDLDHGVRELTVPTAVVVGTADRMTPPVHARALAAALPDCVGVSELTGVGHMAPVEAPEAVTARIRELVEMYVPAGRDELEEAGA, encoded by the coding sequence GTGACCCGACTGACGCATGTGAAGCACGGGCCGTACGCACCGCCCGTGGCCGTACGGGAGTTGGCGGCCGTGTCCGCCGACGGGGCGCGGCTGCACGTCGAGGTGCACGGGCCGCAGGACGCGCCGACGGTGGTGCTCGTGCACGGCTGGACCTGCTCGACCGCGTACTGGGCCGCGCAGGTCCGCGACCTCGCCGTCGACCACCGGGTCGTCGTCTACGACCAGCGTGGGCACGGCCGCAGTCCCGCGTCCGCCGTGTGCACCGCGGACGGCCTCGCCGACGATCTGGAGGCGGTGCTCGGGGCGACGCTCGCGCCGGGCGAGAAGGCGGTGCTGGCCGGGCACTCCATGGGCGGGATGACCGTGATGGCCGCCGCCGGGCGGCCGGGCTTCCGTGAGCACGCGGCGGCGGTCCTGCTGTGCAGCACGGGCAGTTCGAAGCTGGTCGACGAGTCGCTGGTCGTGCCGCTGCGGCCGGGGCGCCTGCGCACCTGGCTCACCCGGAAGGTCCTCGGCTCACGGGCGCCGCTCGGGCCGGTCACGCCGGTCGCCCGGCGGATCCTCAAGTACGCCACGATGGGCCCCGGTTCGTCGCCGGTGATGGTGGAGGCGTGCGCGCGGATCGTGCACGCGTGCCCCGCCCGGGTGCGTCATGCCTGGTCGCACGTCCTCGACTCGCTCGATCTCGACCACGGCGTACGGGAGTTGACGGTGCCGACGGCCGTCGTCGTGGGTACGGCGGACCGGATGACCCCGCCCGTGCACGCGCGGGCGCTGGCCGCCGCGCTGCCCGACTGCGTGGGCGTGAGCGAGCTGACCGGGGTGGGACACATGGCGCCGGTGGAGGCGCCGGAAGCGGTCACCGCGCGCATACGCGAGCTGGTGGAGATGTACGTACCCGCGGGGCGGGACGAGTTGGAGGAGGCGGGCGCATGA